The Haemorhous mexicanus isolate bHaeMex1 chromosome 6, bHaeMex1.pri, whole genome shotgun sequence genome includes the window TACTTGAGGTAACAATCATGCAAATCCAAGTATCGCCCGTACCCTTCCTCGTCTGTGAGCTCCACCAGATTCTGAGCTTCTTCACTTGGGTTGTCTCTggccttcagcagctcctcaaaACTCCACTGACATAGGAACACAGATCTCATTTGGGTGCTTCTGGTGAAACTCCTTAATTTGCTTCAGCCTGTTGTAAAACTCCACAAATTCATTTGGCCTGGAAATGGCACTGAGCTCTTCCTCACGCAGACCATCCTTGTCGTCGTACAGGTCCCACAGGTTGATGCTCACTTCCATGTACCTGTCCTACATGGCCCAGGTGCAGTGGTCTGAGTTGATCTGGTCGTGGAGCTTAGACTTCTTGGTGAGCATCTCCTTCACCATCATGTCCATGAGCCACTCCTGCtcctcatggagctgctgctgctgctccaggattGTCTCCATCCCACTCATagtgcctgcagctctcctcttctcccaggaTTATTGGCAGCAATTACTTTCTGAACCAAGTCCTATAACCTTGAATTCtatctgcagcagctccttaaAGTTTAGAAATAATTAGCTCACAAATAAAATGTTACTGCTGAAACAAAGTCAGActacaacctgacaccctgagggtcagggtgttggtagctGTCCGAGTAAATgatggctgcagtcctcctggagtgacaAAGGTGGCTCTGTGGAAGGGGTGATCCTGAAGAAAGCTGTAGTTGTCCTCTGAGGGTCCAATGGTGTCTgatcttcctctgggaatccagtggaaaaggctgctgtggtgtTCCCAGgctcagattatatccaggtaggaatgctttggctcctccccctgagCTGAGaatctcccaatgggatgatggaattttatcagccatgcagggacactcaatggcccattaagAGAAGATATCTTCTGGAGGGAGGATCCATTGTGggagagataaaagaaaactgccccacctGGTTTCAACAGCTGGCCCATTAAGAGAAGCTATTTCCCTGAAGTTTTGAGGGATGAGTCATGGAAGAGATAACACTCCCCCACCTGGTTTAAACAGATGGTGATAGAACACATCTGCTTACATCTTGCATTGCAATCTAAGAGTTAAATATTACCTTTCTATGCTGTAAGAcataaatctgttttctttaagaaagaaaataagatgaTTCTGACTAAAACAGCTGTGATGAAACCCTGACAAACACCAGTTTGTGGATAAAGAAGATACAGTGTGTCCACCCGGGATTTTGTGAAGATTCTATTGCTCTTTACAATCTCTGCTGTTTTATCTTCATAGATAACACAGAAGAGTCAGTGAAGATTCTCCATTATGGCTGTTGTTGACTGTAAGCTGTTTTAGTGCTttcctttgtttcattttgctgtcACAGATACATGGCTGTTTAGAAAGATGTTATCTCAACTTCCTGAGAGGGTTACCACCAATATATTGATTATATGATGTGAATTTACTGATTTTATAGTAGGCATCATTCATAAGACAATACTGTATTTATAGCCAGCTTCTTATATGCTTTAACATCTCTTTGTGCAATTGCCTAAAAGACTCATGTGGTTTCAGGATCCTTGTTTTTTGTTCTCTAGCTGCTTATGCATCTCTTGGACCAGCTTAGCTCTCTGGCTGGTCCCTGCACTGGCTCTATGGTTTGACCCAATGCTGTCTCATAATTAAGTATTTTTCAGAGTTCCAAGAAAAGATACTTGAGCTTTGTTGAAAGCCTCCTCTGAACTGCTGGTCTTGTGGTTTTCCCAGTTATTACAGAAGCACTCCAGAAGTTTGCTGTGTTTGAAGCATCTCTATCCTAAAGGAAACTTTGGAGGGATCCAACTACTAGATGGTTTGATTAGGCTTTAACCCCAAGGCCTTTAGTCATAGCTGCTATTCTTAAGAGccttgttttaaaatgtgtttaggGAATTCCCTCCCAGATggagcctgggctgtggctAGGCCTCAGCTCTACCTGGAAGGAGAATTTGTCAATAAACCcaatgttttctgcatcaaaactaGATTCAGGTCACTTTGACTTGGCAATTTGACCCTTTATATATGACAGCTGAACCTATCTTTAGAGTGAGCTTGGGAATTATTATCTGGAAATAATTATCCAAGCCCTCACTAAATTGAGGTTTGTCAGCTGTTCACAGACTCTGGGATGATGGTACAGTATTTCAGAGGTTCCTAATTACCTAATTTCATATGTATTATTAATTATGTGTATTAGCTGAAGTAGTCTTAATTGTTGTAGCTGGCTTATTCCTGATTACTGCCAGTTTCTCATTCACTATAAATATTGTTTTGGCTTGATGTTTCCTCATGCTCATAACCAAAGACATGTAtctcatttaaagaaaaaaaaaaaagccaggagaATTTAGTGCCTTAAGAACATCCAAATAATGTAATATGTACATTAGAAACTTAGACAACATAGAATTTTGAATAATGCAATATTTGCAttagaaatttggaaaaaagatcATCAAATCTAAATCCCAGTTGAGTGTGCCTCAATTAGCAAAGCCTAATTGATTCATTGACTTCAAGAGAGGGCGTGCTTGTGTTTTACCAGCAGCAGGTTTGAAGGGGTCACCTGTTTGTTCAATCAATCACCCATCACCTCTGGGAAAATGAGGCCCAGTGGAAAGAGAAACAACCTCATCACCCTGCAGCCCTCGTGGCCAGAACAGGAACAGAAGCAGGACTGCCAAGGCTTAGCTGTGTCTGCAAACTACAGAGGCAATTTGCCAACAAAAGCCTCATGTCATCCTCACAGTATAGTGTTCCTGCTAACCTTCTTCAGTTATTCCCTGTTCCAGGATCCAGGAGGACATTCAGTGGTGTCAAAGATCAACATTTGCAGCTAATGGTCTTTCTCCTGAGTCTCAACTACTTGACTCTAAAACAATGGTCATTTATCTCCATTTCCCTAAGAGGCATTGGAcattattcttttgttttctcatgctgAGAAGTCCTGTGTCAATGACTTGATAGAATTTGATAAGCTTGTTGATTGTAATCAGTCTTTCAGCCCGTATCTAATAGATAACAAGTGATAACCTTAATGAGATAATACCCCATCAAGTGCAAGCTGGTTTAAGATCAGAACAGagccttttttaaattaatgaaaaggGTGAGATGCTGTAGACAGAAGaattataaaagaaaggccttATGAAATCAAATTGCCAAAGCTGGCCTGTCATTTCTTCTAAGTGCAGCTAACAAGCAATTTGCAAGTTGCCATGTGAAGCTATTTTGAGAATCAGAAGTTCCTTTAACACAACAATCTATTCTGAGGatgaaaaacaaatgcacctgTGTAAACAATAAGATATGTCCCATGAGAatccacaaaggaaaaatataaacatatgTAGAGAGAGAAAATTTGATAGACATATACAACAGCCCTTACTGACCAGAGAACTGAATTTCACTGAATTGCTGACAAATTAGGTTTAACACAGTGCTGGTATTTCCTACAAACATGAGCTTGGTGAATACAGAACTGGCTTTCTGCATGAAGGAAATGGAGTCTCAGCTGATTTATTCCAACAGTGAGGGACTTGGAAGTGAAGTGGAAAGTAAGtaaagtgttccaggccaggctggacagggcttggagcagcctgggctagtggaaggtgtccctgcccatggcagggggtggaacaggatgggctttaaggttccttccagcccaaaccattccctggAGACAGGTGACAGGGCTGCCAGGATACCTTGTAAGAGTTCTGCTGGGGATACCTGACCATTGCCCCCCACACCAGCACTTCCTGCAGAGCTTTGTCCCCACTCCTTTCCAAAACTTCACCAGCTCTCACTCCCAGTGGAGAAACCCCTCTGGAGATCATTTCAGAGCCCTGTGAAATGgatcccagccctcctggatGAGGTCTCCTGTATGCAATCACCACCTGTGAGCACCATCCACCTCTCTGTGTTGGTCACTTCTGCCCAATAAAAACAACTCCTTGCGAGCTGCACGAGGGAACAAAAGCTCTGTCAGAGGCTCCCTGCCCCATCTACCTCACCCACACTGCCTCTTCCACCAAAGTTTTTGCTAGGAGCAGAAGCCAggagctctggtgctgccccagaggcagcagagcagcagcacaacccTTCCTTACCCTCCTTCCCTGGCCCCGAGCCGTGACAAGTCATCGTCGCTGTCGTAGCGCCTGGGATTGTCAAAGAAATAGGCCCTGGAGCTGTAGCTGTGGCTGTTGACCATTCCTGCTGGAGTCTGCCAAGGAGAAAGGAGTTAGGCCAGAAGCAAAACATTCCCAAGAAGTCATCCCAGGCATCCTCCCAACACAGGGGGACTTGCTCAGGCCTACCAGGTTCTGGCTCAGTCTCTGAGCGCGGAAGAACAGCACCACGAAAGTGGTTGGCACCAGCTCCCAGAGGAACAGGACCACTCCAAACACCACGTACTCCTCACTGCTCACCTCCACGTGCACCTGTGGGCACAAGGCAGAGGGTCTGTGTCATCCCAGCCATCCACAGAGCTCCCAAAAGCTGGAACTGGGAGTGCAGAGAAACCTTTCCAAAGGCAGGAgtccccaaagcagcacagtgaccttcacctggctgctgctgctggcttgggTGAGCTGGTTCTGCTCACAGGGTGCCaccagggcactgggagctcctgcccacACCAGTGACTCTCCCTCACACACAGCCATGCCCAATTAAGCATTGCTGTTCTGCTCTAGTTGAGttgtccctcctctccctcaaAAGAAGAGTTGGCAGGCTGAAAGGGAAGAGCACAACGGGGAATCCTTGCTGAAGAAgtggctggggagaggaggacTCAGGTTTGCTGGATGAAGAGagcaagcagagcagaaaggcAGCTCATGTGGGGGGTTCAGCTACCCAGACactccccagagctccctgttCATCCTCACAGGATGAGGAGTGACTGCATCTCACTTCACTGGCTCTGGATTTGGGGGTCACACACTCACCTTGTCTGAAAGGTTGTCCCAGCCATAGTTAAAAGGACCAGGAACATTGTCTGGAGATATGGCCACAGCTACCAGGTTATAGCAAGCCCTTGAGGAATACAGGAGGGCCACTACAGATCCCACCAGAATAGCCTGGCAGACAGATGTTCCCTAGGACAGGAAGAAATAGAAAGAGTTTTAATACAGAGCTGTGATGTTCTTCCCTGTTCCCTTAAATGCATGAGCAGCTGTGCAGGCAAGAATGACCCAGAACATTTGTATGTTGTTGCTAAAATATTCAGAGCTGGGTAAGAGCTTTCTCATGTGATGAGTTCATTGCAGGAGCCACACAGCCAAagctgcctgggagcagggaaggatcTGAGGCActggagtgtcccaggcagGATTCTGTCAGTCAGCTCCAAACTGGGGGTCCAGGGAGATGCTATTTCAGCCCCtgccttcctctgggaatctTCATGAGGCCAACAACCCACCAGCAGGAAAATCAACTTCTGCTTCACAGCCCAGACCCTGCAGAGGTGCTCACCCAGCCCTTCCACTTGCAGCCACCCAGCACCCCAACACTGCTCACAGTGTTTGTCTGGAAGGAAGCTCAATATTTGGGGTGGGCAGAAAGACCCAGAGCTTGAACCCCAGCACCTGAAGGGAGcccacaggaaagatggagagagaccaTTGACAgtggcctggagggacaggacaggggaatggcttcaaacagAGAgagggcagggtgggatgggatatTCAGAGtaaattcttggctgtgagggagCTGAGGCACTGGCCTCAGGGTacccagtgcagctgtggctgcccctggatccctggaagtgtccaaggccaggctggatgggcttggagcagcctgatCTATTTAAAGGtaacccatggcagggggatggaactggatgggatttaagatcccttccaactgaaaccATTCAGGAATGCTGAGACAAACCAGGTTTTGTTAAATCCATCCATGAATCCCTTTAATGGCTGCTGGGAGGCACCAAGTCACAGTGAGGGGCAAATACCCTTCAGCACTTGAGCTGCCTTTGTGTTTAAGCAGAGAATCTGCTGGGGAAGTTCATCCCAGTGGTCTGCTCCACATCCCAGCTCTATTTTCCAGGATATGGTGCTCAGAACAGTGTCTTGAGAGTCAGCAGGAGAGAGGTGCCAAGAGACAAGTGACAGCCCTGAAGCCCAGCACACATCCTGCTGCCACTGGAAGCTGAGCCTGTGGTGCTCAGGCCAGCACAACGAGGCACAAAGGCTGCTGAAGCAAACATCCAGCTCACAAGGACcccaggacaggagctggctgcagtCCAGCCACCTTCCCACAGCTCCAACATTCCCACCTTCAGTGTGGaggcagcagcctccagccctgctgtgtgccTTTGAGTTCAGGGGCAGAACAACCTTCTGGGGCACCTGTGTAACATTTctgctcatccccagcctgttTCTGCAGCAATTTCCCCAACACAACATCAGAGGATGCCCCcaaggcaggggagggaggcagagaCCTTCAGCAGACAGGCAGGGTGAGTATCCAAGTGGAGAGCAGAGGCTTCCCTGGAGCAGGCTGTAcacagcccaggggcagcctcGGGAATGTGAGGAGAGGAACTTCCTGCACTGGGGGAACTGGGTGAGTTAATGAGTGTCCAGAGCCAGTCAGAGCTGGATACCAGGCCTAGGCCAGCAGGGATTGAGCAGCTTCTCTGCTCCTGCAACCTGCAGCCACTAGACAGCTGTcacaggagccaggcaggacaCCAGACCCAGCTCACATCCCCTGGATTCCAGGAAGCCACCAATGCCCTCTGCTGCTTAAGGAGCCAGACATCTCCTAGAGAAAGCCTCAGCttcagctggctgtgctcaggtgctCTGATTTTTCCTCTAGATGTTTCCAGGCACTCAGGTGGACGCTGATTGCAGCCTCCTGCCACACTGCTGGTGGCTTTTCCACTTTCCTATCTGCTGGAAAAGAGCTGTGTGTGTTCAGACCCTCACCTgttgttccagattgcaaggcaagatgtattctattcccatctgtatggcagctgtctggtgtcaagtgggcaattctcctcatctctctccctgagtgatcacaatcactcctccctggcaggggacacctgctgataacaggctgttgagtgtccctgcatggctgataagaactgtaacatcccattgggagatgctctgcccagagggaggagccaagcattcctacccagatacaatctggagattctgacacaccagcatggcttcccactggattccccaaAGGAACAGCACCTGCTTCTTCTTCCATggatctgcagaggaagaatacacccttttttacaggaccccctgctccaacagaaccacacctgacacctcaggagggctgcagccacttttccaactggactgctaccaacaccctgaccaacagggtgtcaggctgagttctgactctgtcagtgctgttctAGTgcattgcattgttttattttatccttttaggtttttttttctcttccctattaaagaactgttattcctgctcccatattttttgcctgggagccccttaatttaaagtTCATAACAAttgggaggggtggggagggtttgcattctccatttcaggggaggctcctgccttctttagcaggcacctggctttccaaaccaagacacctgTCCTGCTTTGGGAGAGGACCTACAGCAACTTCTCCTCCCATTCCAAAATGCTCATCTCATCCTACCCAAGCAGAGTCCAGCTAAAGCTGGATTTCTGGGGGATCCCCTCTGCAGGGAATCATGACACACCTGCTACAGGTAAAACACACAGCACAAACTGCATCTGCTTCTCTGAGAGAACCCTCCCTTCAAGGCAAACCTGGGATTTTCTATGCCTggaaagcagaagcagctcatAAATCTGTtatgccaaagctgcagacaaAATATTCCCCTAAAACATGCAGGAAACATCACTCCCACAGCAGGAGCATGCACTTTGTGAAAGAGAGGAATCCAAGAGTTGCCACCTCCACACTGAAAGGAGAATTTGAGCAAAAGCAGCTCAGGTGCCAGCAGGCCAGCGCTGCCCTGAGTGAGCACACCCAGATGCAGCTGAGCAGTCCCAGAGGGAATTCCCAAGGCATTTACCCACCTTGGACTCGAGGTAGACGTTGGCTGAAGACATCTTTCCCAGTTTGCACATGCAGCAGGCCAGGGAGATGGCACAGAGGATGAAGAGGCTGTCGTTGACCAGAGCCCGGGCCAGGACTGTCCACCTGAGCTGCTTCTCCGGGACCTCGCCGTGGATCAGCATTGCACAGGTTAAATTCACAACCAGGAACAGGAGGCTGGTGAGGATGGAGCCCAGGTACAACAGGACCCTGGAGACACGGTGAGGGGGAAAAACGGTCAGTGACACAAGCCCAGGTTCATCTGCACCTCCCTCCTGTCTCAGCAGagcctcccagggctctgcttgcTGGGAAGCTCAGGCATTCCAGCAAATTTCAGGGGTTGTATTGGCAGCCCAAGGCTGCAGAGGATTTGTTGGAGCTGCTCTCATAACACATGAGCAGCGTAAGCAGTCATGAGTTACAAGACTCATCTTCTGACAGTCAGGTTCTTATCTTGCAGATTTTAAGTgttgctccagctctgcattaACTCCAGTCAATAAGCCATGAGTCATCACAACCACTGCAACTCCTTTCTTGAGAGCCACTGGAGCTTGCATTTTCCACCCTGGGTTTCCCTGGGAAGCACCTGGGCTGCACAAACCTGGGGTTCACCCATCACTATAGCCTTGTTCTGCAGATCtttcctgggctgggacagctcagagAGACCCTAAGAGTCCACCCAGGGAAACTGGAGTGCTTGAGCTCCTCTGGCACCCCTGAAGCTCCCAGTCCTGCTCCAAGGTGCAACTCTGCCCCTTTCTCAGAGCACAGGTATGGAATTAGTGCTCTGTTCAGCTTGTGGGGCCTCAACCCCCCTTCCCAGCCAGTTCCCCTGGGACCAGCTTTGAAGGGAAGGTCAGGACAGCAGCACTTACTTGTACTTGTTGAATTCAGCTGCACATTTCACTTTGAATATGACCTGGAGGAAAGATTTGCACAGGGTTACTTTAGGTTTCCTTTCAACTTTGTCAAGAGATAAACAGGGAAATCAGAATCCAGCTGGACATCTCCAAGGAATCTGGATTATTTATCAGCACCAACTCTTGCTCTGGACCCAAAAGAATGGTACTTTCTCCTTGTACAAGCCCAGCCCAAATACAGGTTCCCAACAACCATAAACATAGTTAACACCCCATATGTGACAAGCACTTTAACACCACACCTTGAAGACTTCAAGAAAAGAAGGGAGTTTAGCACTTCAAAGTCCTTCAAAAATACATCTCCTTTTCCCAATGTTTTGGGCTATTTTAGGACCTCAACCATGCTGGATTTCCatgtgagaggagcagggacagttTAGGAAGGTGCAGATACTCCCAAGTCACAGCTCAGATGTGAATTCCTGCTGCAAAGGCACAGGGAACCAGTACTCACACTGCTCAGGAACTGGATTATGGTTGTGTCCAGCTCCAGATCCCGACCCCACCAGGaaggatcccagagctggggtccCATTCAGGCACAGGCAAAGCTCATGTCCTGATTGGACACTTTCAAGGAACTTGGGAAGAGGCACAGACACATCCAGAGTGATCCCACCTGCACTTGTGGGATCACTGCACAGCTGTGGAGGTTCAGTTTCCCTTCTCCCACAAGGAACCTTCCCAGTCAGCAGTGAAGGATCACTCATCTCCTCCCAGGCATCCTCAGGCAGCTTTTATCCTGGTGGGATTCCTTGGCTCCTGCTTCCAAGTCAGCACTGAGGTAGAAATGGCACATGAGCTTCAGGAATCAGGCTGCTGCCAAGGGGATTTCCAGAGCCATTTCAGGATCTGAGGGCTGTCTGAGCCACTGCAGGGCTTCCAAGCATTTCAAAGGACATTGGACAGCTTCAGTGATTCTCTTCCAAGAGCCACTTCCACTGCCTGGCTCCTCTTCCCAAGGCTGAGAGAGGATGAGTTTAACTTAGTGAGGAATGAGACATGGTTCTTCAGCAGAGGGAGGTATCCAGCCTCAGGAAACTTCTctgtccccttgtcctggcacaCAGAAGTACAGGAGTGTGGCACAATCCACTCCGAGCCCTAAAACTCATCTCAGCTACAAGAAACTGAGCCTTGGGAAGGGCCAGTGGTGACTCCAAAACAGAAATATCCCTGAATCCTCCCTTGTTTGCTGTGGGTGACATTCAGGCACTTTGGGAGTGTCATGGAATCACTgaatcactgaggctggaaaagccctccaaggtcatcaagtccaaccattaatcCAGGAGCACCAcattcaccactaaaccatgccctgaagtgccacatccacgagttttttgaacacttccagggctggggactccaccactgcacTGAACAGCCTGTTCCAACACCtcaccaccctttcagtgaagaattttttcctaacatccagTTAGGATCTAAATATTCCCTGGCACATCTTGAGgatgtttcctcttgtcctgtcaaaACAGGCAGTGGTCAAGACATCCAGCTGGGAAACTCCTGGTTCAGCACCCATTCCAGCAGCATGGAAATCCAGTGAGCAATCTGCACTCCTGCTGTAACCTCAGCCTctgaacagccctgcagagtcCCTGGCTTgtattccagctgggaatgtcaTGTTCTCAGCTCAGAACAGCCcctcagctgagcagggaagTGCCCCTGGCTCACAGGAAGATGCTGTTTTGGGCAGGACACTCTTCCCAAaccctcccctgcagccccagggatgaAGGCACACAAAGCTGAGTCAGGGTTAAGAGTGCAACAGCAATTTGAGCCTCACGCTTGGCACGCTGCCATGGAAAGCAGAGGGAGACCACAGCTCCAGCCTTACACTTTTATTAGCCCCTGGATAGTTGTAGGAATAACTTCAGGAAAGGAACAGCCACCTCTgctttggtggttttggttCTCAAGGCTGATAAGTTATCTGAAGGTTACTTTTCCTTCCCAGGGACTGGGTCAGGAGGTGCCACCAGCAGAGTGCACAGGGTGTCTCTGGGTTCTTATCCTTGAGATGAGCTGAGCCTCCTGCAtgaggctctgctgctcccagagcccaaGGACAGCTCAGGCAGAGGGTTCTGCTGTGAAAAATCCAGCACAGAGTGCTCAGGAGCAATCCTGTTCttcagaaacacaggaaaaacagaCCCCTGTGCTTCAGCAGGTGCATCAGGCAAAGCTGTGAGCAGCAATCCCTGCAAACTGAACAGTTCCTTCAAatctgagctgagcccagctccagaAATCAAGCATGAAAAGAGAGAACAGAggcctcagcagcacagagcagcaggagaggcaaCATTTACTCTGAACAAGTCTTTCACAGCAGTTTGGAACACTCAGGTACCTTTCCAGAGCCATGGATCCCTCGAGCACTCCACATCAGCCAGAAGGTGAGGCTGAAAGGAGCTACAGACCCCAAAGCCCTCCCTGATGCTGCAGGCTTTTGGGTGGGTTTATTCCATAAAAGTGATTTCCTTGCTCAcatcacagcccagagagcccctTGGGTGTGTTCAAGAGACACTCACCCTTAGAAGATACActggaggtgtcccagctgCTAAGGGAAGAAAAGTGACACGTGCCAGATCCCACAGATGAACCCAAGGACCACTCCCAGTGCCTGCACAAGGCAGGATCTTAACCTTAAACCTTATAGTGAAGCACTTAGGCTGGACCAAAACCAAGCTACTTTTCTGCAGATCTGAAAGATCCAGGAACTTGTTGTTGTCCACTGGAATCAAAtccttttttttgcttcataAATACAACATGAATTTGGGCTCTGCAGACACAAGACACAACCATGCCCTGCCCCaacacagctcagctgcaggagcatctCCAGACAGATCCCTCTCCTCACCACACAAGATAAtgggagcacagcacagactATTTTGGGGTCACTCCTTGTACCAAGTGTGCAAAGCCCAGCTTCAATCCacagaggaaaagctggaaCAGTCCATGAGGATCTCTCACTATCCTCATATT containing:
- the GPR137C gene encoding integral membrane protein GPR137C isoform X1, with the translated sequence MALAEGAAVPYAVELGLTVLHTALYAALFLFAYLQLWLLLYYRERRLSYHTLCLFLCLLWAALRTTLFSFYLQNSLQALRLQQPFAHWLLYCLPGCLLFSSLCLLNLYFAEVIFKVKCAAEFNKYKVLLYLGSILTSLLFLVVNLTCAMLIHGEVPEKQLRWTVLARALVNDSLFILCAISLACCMCKLGKMSSANVYLESKGTSVCQAILVGSVVALLYSSRACYNLVAVAISPDNVPGPFNYGWDNLSDKVHVEVSSEEYVVFGVVLFLWELVPTTFVVLFFRAQRLSQNLTPAGMVNSHSYSSRAYFFDNPRRYDSDDDLSRLGAREGGLATPQCSGCYGSLAGTDGGSAADSAPLLCAAGGSEINQHQHSSHPAPQN
- the GPR137C gene encoding integral membrane protein GPR137C isoform X2; the protein is MALAEGAAVPYAVELGLTVLHTALYAALFLFAYLQLWLLLYYRERRLSYHTLCLFLCLLWAALRTTLFSFYLQNSLQALRLQQPFAHWLLYCLPGCLLFSSLCLLNLYFAEVIFKVKCAAEFNKYKVLLYLGSILTSLLFLVVNLTCAMLIHGEVPEKQLRWTVLARALVNDSLFILCAISLACCMCKLGKMSSANVYLESKGTSVCQAILVGSVVALLYSSRACYNLVAVAISPDNVPGPFNYGWDNLSDKVHVEVSSEEYVVFGVVLFLWELVPTTFVVLFFRAQRLSQNLTPAGMVNSHSYSSRAYFFDNPRRYDSDDDLSRLGAREGGKPS